The Deltaproteobacteria bacterium genome contains the following window.
GGCAAAAAACAGGGGAGGGAAGTCATGGAACTGAGCGAGAAGGTGAAGGAGCTCGTGGCGGTGGGAGCGTCGATCACGGCGAATTGCCAGCCGTGCCTCCAGTACCACTCGGAGAAGGCCTTCACGGCCGGGGCGGATTCCTGGGAGGTGAAGGCGGCGATCGAGGTCGGGAAGCAGGTC
Protein-coding sequences here:
- a CDS encoding carboxymuconolactone decarboxylase family protein — protein: MELSEKVKELVAVGASITANCQPCLQYHSEKAFTAGADSWEVKAAIEVGKQVRKGASAKMDQFAAAVKETQPAQAGEKSACCG